Proteins encoded in a region of the Pseudochaenichthys georgianus chromosome 20, fPseGeo1.2, whole genome shotgun sequence genome:
- the mc4r gene encoding melanocortin receptor 4 has translation MNSTEHHGLIHGYHNRSQTSGILPLNKNSSAKDKDSSAGCYEQLMISTEVFLTLGIVSLLENILVVTAIIKNKNLHSPMYFFICSLAVADMLVSVSNASETIVIALINGGRLTIPVTLIKNMDNVFDSLICSSLLASICSLLAIAVDRYITIFYALRYHNIVTLRRAMLVISSIWTCCTVSGILFIIYSESTTVLICLITMFFTMLVLMASLYVHMFLLARLHMKRIAALPGNAPIHQRANMKGAITLTILLGVFVVCWAPFFLHLILMITCPRNPYCTCFMSHFNMYLILIMCNSVIDPIIYAFRSQEMRKTFKEIFCCSHALLCV, from the coding sequence ATGAACAGCACGGAGCACCATGGGTTGATCCACGGCTACCATAACAGGAGCCAAACCTCAGGCATTTTGCCGCTGAACAAAAACTCCTCAGCCAAGGACAAGGACTCATCTGCAGGATGCTACGAACAGCTGATGATTTCCACAGAGGTGTTCCTGACTCTGGGCATCGTCAGCCTGCTGGAGAACATCCTGGTTGTAACCGCCATAATCAAAAACAAGAACCTTCACTCGCCTATGTACTTCTTTATTTGCAGCCTGGCAGTGGCCGACATGCTGGTCAGTGTCTCCAACGCCTCGGAGACGATCGTCATAGCACTCATCAACGGAGGCCGCCTCACCATCCCCGTTACGTTGATCAAAAACATGGACAATGTGTTTGACTCTTTGATCTGCAGCTCTCTGTTGGCGTCTATCTGCAGCTTGCTCGCCATCGCCGTTGACCGCTACATCACCATCTTCTACGCTCTCCGCTACCATAACATCGTGACCCTGCGGAGAGCCATGCTGGTGATCAGCAGCATCTGGACGTGCTGCACGGTGTCCggcatcctcttcatcatctactCAGAGAGCACCACGGTCCTCATCTGCCTCATCACCATGTTCTTCACCATGCTGGTGCTCATGGCCTCGCTGTACGTCCACATGTTCCTGCTGGCGCGCCTGCACATGAAACGCATCGCAGCGCTGCCGGGCAACGCGCCCATCCACCAGCGAGCCAACATGAAGGGCGCCATCACCCTCACCATCCTCCTTGGGGTGTTCGTGGTGTGCTGGGCGCCCTTTTTCCTCCACCTCATCCTCATGATCACCTGCCCCAGGAACCCCTACTGCACCTGCTTCATGTCCCACTTCAACATGTACCTCATCCTCATCATGTGCAACTCCGTCATCGACCCCATCATCTACGCCTTTCGCAGCCAAGAGATGAGGAAAACCTTCAAAGAGATTTTCTGCTGCTCACACGCcctcctgtgtgtgtga